A stretch of Anaeromyxobacter dehalogenans 2CP-1 DNA encodes these proteins:
- a CDS encoding HlyD family secretion protein, whose amino-acid sequence MTPPADPRLHEVPSSPAPAAAPARPGGRRRVLVGAVLAALLVAIALGAHALLTRGEESTDDAQVEADVVAIAPRVAGPVAEVLVADNAQVRQGQPLVRVDPADYEVRVRQAEAELATAQAQAAAAEAQVSVARAGVTRAEAESEKAALDLRRAEELKAGDAIAAERYDATRIAGATARAGAGANRAQYAAALASGELARARVKAAQAAVDLARLQRSYTEVRAPASGRVSRLAARVGQIVQPGQSLGQLVPDRTYVIANFKETQTGEIRPGQPVDVEIDAYGGRTLHGKVESISGGTGARFALLPPDNASGNFVKVVERVPVRIAWDAVPADLPLRAGLSAFVTVHTR is encoded by the coding sequence ATGACCCCTCCCGCCGATCCCAGGCTCCACGAGGTCCCGAGCTCCCCCGCGCCGGCGGCCGCCCCGGCGCGTCCGGGCGGCCGGCGCCGCGTGCTCGTGGGCGCCGTCCTGGCCGCGCTGCTCGTCGCGATCGCGCTCGGCGCGCACGCGCTCCTCACCCGCGGCGAGGAGAGCACCGACGACGCGCAGGTGGAGGCCGACGTCGTCGCCATCGCGCCGCGGGTGGCCGGCCCGGTGGCCGAGGTGCTGGTCGCGGACAACGCCCAGGTGCGGCAGGGCCAGCCGCTCGTGCGCGTCGACCCGGCCGACTACGAGGTGCGCGTCCGCCAGGCCGAGGCCGAGCTGGCGACGGCCCAGGCGCAGGCGGCGGCCGCGGAGGCGCAGGTGTCGGTCGCGCGCGCCGGGGTGACGCGCGCGGAGGCCGAGTCGGAGAAGGCGGCGCTCGACCTGCGCCGCGCCGAGGAGCTGAAGGCTGGCGACGCCATCGCGGCCGAGCGCTACGACGCCACGCGCATCGCCGGCGCCACCGCCCGCGCCGGCGCCGGCGCGAACCGGGCGCAGTACGCGGCCGCGCTGGCCAGCGGCGAGCTGGCCAGGGCCCGGGTGAAGGCGGCGCAGGCCGCGGTGGACCTGGCGCGCCTGCAGCGCTCCTACACCGAGGTGCGCGCGCCCGCCTCCGGCCGCGTCTCGCGCCTGGCCGCGCGGGTGGGGCAGATCGTGCAACCGGGCCAGAGCCTCGGTCAGCTCGTGCCCGACCGGACCTACGTGATCGCGAACTTCAAGGAGACGCAGACCGGCGAGATCCGCCCCGGCCAGCCGGTGGACGTGGAGATCGACGCGTACGGCGGGCGCACGCTCCACGGCAAGGTGGAGAGCATCTCCGGCGGGACCGGCGCGCGCTTCGCGCTCCTGCCGCCGGACAACGCGTCCGGGAACTTCGTCAAGGTGGTCGAGCGCGTGCCGGTGCGGATCGCCTGGGACGCGGTGCCGGCCGATCTTCCCCTGCGCGCCGGCCTCTCCGCGTTCGTGACGGTGCATACCAGGTAG
- a CDS encoding FtsB family cell division protein, which translates to MAVTRGRRWGVYVGVVALLAALSAADPSGLRKHLRLAGEVDQMRAENERLAAENARLAREVRALRSEPAALERAVREELRYIRPGERVYWLGAERGGAP; encoded by the coding sequence ATGGCCGTGACGCGCGGACGCAGGTGGGGCGTGTACGTGGGGGTCGTCGCCTTGCTGGCGGCCCTCTCCGCCGCCGATCCGTCCGGCCTCCGCAAGCACCTGCGCCTCGCCGGCGAGGTGGACCAGATGCGCGCCGAGAACGAGCGCCTGGCGGCCGAGAACGCCCGCCTCGCGCGCGAGGTCCGGGCGCTCCGCTCCGAGCCCGCCGCGCTGGAGCGCGCCGTGCGCGAGGAGCTCCGGTACATCCGCCCGGGCGAGCGGGTCTACTGGCTGGGCGCCGAGCGCGGAGGGGCCCCGTGA
- a CDS encoding sensor domain-containing diguanylate cyclase, which yields MSEPLPALPPVRAPVGATPTVRRRLALQRSRPLLIRAYALLLGDAGLAGPIARRRAARFVLRSLPALVTVAVGALVALRGFESAAGWGQVAAMAVLAVALGALVWRRVARAAAGEQAGYREQLELGSLFVVAAYAVAQSASFGHAESAFQPVVYLVMAFLVAFLAPGVGAGLVALAVTLEALLWAGRGARVAELPEAVVHAGFVTVFAVLYYAVLAGQVAASRRDERLAIERRMKEIDHLARAFRLSVAAPDDAQDPAERERRWSEGAVIEIEAAVGGALEVAVAALRCHTCALFWLSEDEKTLTLLDCRSPSEAVGREPLPAGEGPLGGAVRRRSPVRLHGEVKAVSYYADGTRPKALLAAPLVDPRGGHVRGVVLVDRMEPTPFTEAEEKLLVTLAAEILRAVGAERLMKDVRQTRAEVDRFYRSIERLNRTRKLSEVYDALVGVASEMVTVDFAAVALRDEVDPSRVRVVRVAGGEGDRTGAAGLDDLEFAMGDGCLVSSAIKIDDVLPVNALDPAKTRVFGAVCLRGLASLKIFPLKVGERSIGALVLGAKRAGAYGRDAVQQLLVISMHAAQSIDRARLFDQTERLATTDGLTGLTNHRTFQERLDAHLGQAQRYGKRTSLLLCDIDHFKSVNDTYGHPVGDQVLRGVARTLARAARGTDVVARYGGEEFAIVMPETDTGGAMVIAERIREKVGQLVFETEQGPLKVTLSLGVATFPDDGAQKPALIERADACLYHAKRHGRNQSVSAASLRAPRRAAV from the coding sequence GTGAGCGAGCCGCTCCCCGCGCTGCCGCCGGTGCGCGCGCCGGTGGGCGCCACGCCCACGGTGCGCCGCCGCCTGGCGCTGCAGCGCTCGCGGCCCCTGCTCATCCGCGCGTACGCGCTGCTGCTCGGCGACGCGGGGCTGGCCGGCCCCATCGCCCGTCGCCGGGCGGCGCGCTTCGTCCTGCGCAGCCTGCCGGCGCTGGTCACGGTGGCGGTGGGCGCGCTGGTGGCGCTGCGCGGCTTCGAGTCCGCCGCGGGCTGGGGTCAGGTAGCCGCCATGGCGGTCCTGGCGGTCGCGCTCGGCGCGCTGGTGTGGCGCCGGGTGGCGCGCGCGGCCGCGGGGGAGCAGGCGGGCTACCGCGAGCAGCTCGAGCTGGGCTCGCTGTTCGTGGTGGCGGCGTACGCGGTGGCGCAGAGCGCGAGCTTCGGGCACGCCGAGTCGGCGTTCCAGCCGGTGGTCTACCTGGTGATGGCGTTCCTGGTGGCGTTCCTCGCCCCGGGCGTCGGCGCCGGGCTGGTGGCGCTCGCGGTGACGCTGGAGGCGCTGCTGTGGGCCGGGCGCGGCGCGCGGGTGGCGGAGCTGCCCGAGGCGGTGGTGCACGCCGGCTTCGTGACCGTGTTCGCGGTGCTCTACTACGCCGTGCTGGCCGGGCAGGTCGCCGCCAGCCGGCGCGACGAGCGGCTCGCCATCGAGCGGCGCATGAAGGAGATCGACCACCTGGCGCGCGCGTTCCGGCTGAGCGTGGCGGCGCCGGACGACGCGCAGGATCCGGCCGAGCGCGAGCGCCGCTGGAGCGAGGGCGCGGTGATCGAGATCGAGGCGGCGGTGGGCGGGGCGCTGGAGGTCGCGGTGGCCGCCCTGCGCTGTCACACCTGCGCGCTGTTCTGGCTGAGCGAGGACGAGAAGACGCTCACGCTGCTCGACTGCCGCTCGCCCAGCGAGGCGGTGGGCCGCGAGCCGCTGCCGGCCGGGGAAGGCCCGCTGGGCGGCGCGGTGCGCCGCCGCTCCCCGGTGCGGCTCCACGGCGAGGTGAAGGCGGTCAGCTACTACGCGGACGGCACCCGGCCGAAGGCGCTGCTCGCCGCGCCGCTGGTGGACCCGCGCGGCGGCCACGTGCGCGGCGTCGTGCTGGTGGACCGGATGGAGCCGACGCCGTTCACCGAGGCCGAGGAGAAGCTCCTCGTCACGCTGGCCGCCGAGATCCTGCGGGCGGTCGGCGCCGAGCGGCTGATGAAGGACGTCCGCCAGACGCGCGCGGAGGTGGACCGGTTCTACCGGTCCATCGAGCGGCTGAACCGCACCCGGAAGCTCTCGGAGGTCTACGACGCGCTGGTGGGCGTGGCGTCGGAGATGGTCACGGTGGACTTCGCCGCGGTGGCGCTGCGCGACGAGGTGGATCCGTCCAGGGTGCGCGTGGTGCGCGTGGCGGGCGGGGAGGGCGATCGCACCGGCGCGGCCGGCCTCGACGACCTCGAGTTCGCCATGGGCGACGGCTGCCTGGTGTCCTCGGCCATCAAGATCGACGACGTGCTCCCGGTGAACGCGCTCGATCCCGCGAAGACGCGGGTGTTCGGCGCGGTCTGCCTGCGCGGCCTCGCCTCGCTCAAGATCTTCCCGCTCAAGGTGGGCGAGCGCTCCATCGGCGCGCTCGTGCTGGGCGCCAAGCGCGCCGGCGCGTACGGCCGCGACGCCGTCCAGCAACTGCTCGTGATCTCGATGCACGCGGCCCAGTCGATCGACCGCGCGCGCCTGTTCGACCAGACCGAGCGGCTCGCCACCACCGACGGCCTCACCGGCCTCACGAACCATCGGACGTTCCAGGAGCGGCTGGACGCGCACCTCGGCCAGGCGCAGCGGTACGGGAAGCGGACGTCGCTCTTGCTGTGCGACATCGACCACTTCAAGTCGGTGAACGACACGTACGGCCACCCGGTGGGCGATCAGGTGCTGCGCGGGGTGGCGAGGACGCTGGCGCGGGCCGCGCGCGGCACCGACGTGGTGGCCCGCTACGGCGGCGAGGAGTTCGCCATCGTCATGCCCGAGACCGACACGGGCGGCGCGATGGTGATCGCCGAGCGCATCCGCGAGAAGGTCGGGCAGCTCGTCTTCGAGACCGAGCAGGGTCCCCTCAAGGTGACCCTGTCGCTCGGGGTCGCCACCTTCCCCGACGACGGGGCGCAGAAGCCGGCGCTGATCGAGCGCGCCGACGCCTGCCTCTACCACGCCAAGCGGCACGGCCGGAACCAGAGCGTCTCGGCGGCCAGCCTCCGCGCCCCTCGCCGCGCCGCGGTGTGA
- a CDS encoding PhoH family protein has translation MKKNFVLDTNVLLHDPRSIFGFGDNDVVIPIYVIEEVDNFKRDLSTLGRNARQVSRSLDEFRSRGKLREGVPIGDAHGHLRVLVAEHKLPHGVGNGHTIDDQILAVALELAQRDQATPTVFVTKDTNLRIRADALGLHAEDYDVEGVVLDELWSGSSELEVSPEDVNAFYAGGALPAAEGRDAPPPNAFVVLRDRTNPQHSAVGKYSAAKQAYVPLIKTPKEGVWGIRPRNKEQSFALDLLLNDEVRLVTIVGKAGTGKTLLAIAAGLQKTMEDGVYQKMLVSRPIFPLGRDLGYLPGSVEEKLNPWMQPIFDNVEYLMNLSRSEKKAGRGYHELLDLGILEIEPLTYIRGRSIPNQFIIVDEAQNLTPHEVKTIITRVGDGTKIVLTGDPYQIDNPYVDQTNNGLIHVVNRFMHERLAGHITLEKGERSPLAELAANLL, from the coding sequence TTGAAAAAGAACTTCGTCCTCGACACCAACGTCCTGCTCCACGACCCGCGCAGCATCTTCGGCTTCGGAGACAACGACGTCGTCATCCCCATCTACGTGATCGAGGAGGTCGACAACTTCAAGCGCGACCTCTCGACGCTCGGCCGCAACGCGCGCCAGGTCTCCCGCTCGCTCGACGAGTTCCGCTCCCGGGGCAAGCTGCGCGAGGGCGTGCCCATCGGCGACGCCCACGGGCACCTCCGCGTGCTGGTCGCGGAGCACAAGCTCCCGCACGGCGTCGGGAACGGCCACACCATCGACGACCAGATCCTGGCGGTGGCCCTGGAGCTCGCGCAGCGCGACCAGGCCACCCCCACCGTCTTCGTCACCAAGGACACCAACCTCCGCATCCGCGCCGACGCGCTCGGGCTGCACGCCGAGGACTACGACGTCGAGGGCGTGGTGCTCGACGAGCTGTGGAGCGGCAGCTCCGAGCTGGAGGTCTCGCCGGAGGACGTGAACGCGTTCTACGCCGGCGGCGCGCTGCCGGCGGCCGAGGGCCGCGACGCGCCGCCGCCCAACGCGTTCGTGGTGCTCCGCGACCGGACCAACCCGCAGCACTCGGCGGTGGGGAAGTACAGCGCCGCGAAGCAGGCGTACGTGCCGCTCATCAAGACGCCGAAGGAGGGCGTCTGGGGGATCCGGCCGCGCAACAAGGAGCAGTCGTTCGCCCTCGACCTGCTCCTCAACGACGAGGTGCGGCTCGTCACCATCGTCGGCAAGGCCGGCACCGGCAAGACGCTGCTCGCCATCGCCGCCGGCCTGCAGAAGACCATGGAGGACGGCGTCTACCAGAAGATGCTCGTCTCCCGGCCCATCTTCCCGCTGGGCCGCGATCTCGGCTACCTGCCCGGCTCGGTGGAGGAGAAGCTCAACCCCTGGATGCAGCCGATCTTCGACAACGTCGAGTACCTCATGAACCTGTCGCGCTCGGAGAAGAAGGCCGGGCGCGGCTACCACGAGCTGCTCGACCTCGGCATCCTCGAGATCGAGCCGCTCACCTACATCCGCGGACGCTCCATCCCGAACCAGTTCATCATCGTGGACGAGGCGCAGAACCTGACGCCGCACGAGGTGAAGACCATCATCACGCGCGTCGGCGACGGGACGAAGATCGTCCTCACCGGCGACCCGTACCAGATCGACAATCCCTACGTGGACCAGACCAACAACGGCCTCATCCACGTGGTGAACCGCTTCATGCACGAGCGGCTGGCGGGGCACATCACGCTGGAGAAGGGCGAGCGGAGCCCGCTGGCCGAGCTCGCAGCGAATCTCTTGTGA